GAAGTCCACCGGCTCGTGCACCTCGCCCTCGCCCGTGCGGAACGCGTCGATGATCATGTCGTTGAAGGCCATGCTGGGGGCAACGCGGGTTGCGGCTCGTGTGTTCCTGCGCACCTCGCTCCCCTCGGATTCGGAGGATGCGCCAAGGACCGATCCTTGAGGTGCGAGCCCGAAGGGCGAGCCTCGAGAGGATCCCCACCGGAGTCTTCGGCAAGGAACCCTTCGAGGCTCGCCCTTCGGGCTCGCACCTCAGGGAGCGGGTGGGACCTACGCCGTCGCCACGTGCGCCGTCGCCACGCGGCGCAGCAGTGGCCGCGTCGCGAGCAGGCCGACGCCCACGAGCACGACGCCCAGCACCACGACGCCGCCCGTGATCATGACGGTGAGCGGCTGCGTCAGCAGCGCCATGCCGAGCAGCGGCACCACGAGCACGCCCGCGGCGATCGCCGAGACGGCAACCACGAGCAGCAGCGGCGACAGCACCGCCCAGCGGCGCGCCGCATCCATCGTGCCCACGTCCATGCCGCCGTGGTGCAGCGCCCGCGAGAGCGCGCGACCGTCGAGGATCGACGCCGCCTGCTGCAAGCCGACGGTGCAGGCGACGGTGATGAACGAGCCGACGACCGTGATGATGAGGCCCGTGCGGATGTCGTCGGCGAGGAAGAAGTCGCCGCCGGCGCTGCCGAGCAGCGCCGATCCCACGCCGGCGATGACGCCGACGAAGGTCACGAGCGCGACGCCGCCCACCTGCCGCCACGCGGCCTTCGGCGACTCGAGCACGGTGCGAGCCGCGATGAGGCGCGCGGGTGACGACGCGTTCCGCACCTGGATGCGCGCCTGCACGCCCACGATCCACGGGCCGAGCAGGTTGAGCACGAGCATCGCGATGCCGAAGCCAGCGCCGAGGATCGCGATGAGCACGGCGATGCCGAGCGCCTCGCCCAGCGTCGAGAAGCTCGAGAACACCGCGTAGACCACGCCCATGAGGGCGACGGCGACCAGGACGACGGCCCAGTGCACGCGCGCCGGGGCGTCGCGACGGGCGACGCCGAGCGGCGTGACCATGACGCGGCGCATCGACAGCAGCGCGCTCGCCGCGGCGAGCAGCGTGACGGCGACGACGAGGCCGACCGACCAGAGCGGCGGCAGCATCGCGGATGAGCCGAGCGGCTCGCCCGCGAACGGGATGAGCCCGATGAGCGGCGCGGTCGCGAACGCCGCCGAGGCGCCGACGATCGCGCCGACGAGCGCGAGGATCGTCGCCTCGCCGACCGCGAGCGCCAGCACGGTGCCGCTCGTGGCGCCGAGGAGGCGCAGGGCGGCGAGGCGGTCATCGCGGCGGCGTGCGGAGAGGCGCGCGGCCGAGCCGCCGAGCGTCGCGAGCGGCACGGCGAGCAGCGCCAACGCCACGACGGCGAGCATCTGGTAGGTCGCGGCGTCGGAGCCCGACCACGTGAAGAAGGCGCGGGCGCCGCCGAGCACGATGCCGAGCAGCCACGTCGTGACGCCGAACGCGACGACGGGCAGCGCGAGCACGGCCGCGCCCTGCGTCGACGGCCGCAGCAGCATGGGGGCGAGGCGCAGCGAGCTCATGCGCGCACCTGCCACTGCTGCTCGGTCGTGAGCGGCACGCGCGGCTGCTCGACCGTGCCGTACGCGGGATGCGGCGGCGGCACGGCCGTGCCGGGCACGGGCGGCGGGAGGGTGCCGGAAGGCTGGGGCGCTGCGGGTGCGGGCGCGGCGGCGGGCGCATCTGCGGCCCCGACACCCGCATCCACGAGCAGTCCGTCGCGCATCCGCACGACCCGCGAGCAGCGCGCGGCGACCTGCTCGTCGTGCGTCACGAGCACGAGCGTGCGGCCGCGGCCCACGGTCGCCGAGAGCAGCGCCGACATGACCTCGGCGCTCGTGACCGAGTCGAGGGCGCCGGTCGGCTCGTCGGCGAAGACGATGGATGCGCCGGTCACCTGGGCGCGGGCGATGGCGACGCGCTGCGCCTGGCCGCCCGAGAGCTGGCCGATGCGGCGGTCCTCCATGCCGG
The sequence above is a segment of the Agrococcus jejuensis genome. Coding sequences within it:
- a CDS encoding FtsX-like permease family protein, with protein sequence MSSLRLAPMLLRPSTQGAAVLALPVVAFGVTTWLLGIVLGGARAFFTWSGSDAATYQMLAVVALALLAVPLATLGGSAARLSARRRDDRLAALRLLGATSGTVLALAVGEATILALVGAIVGASAAFATAPLIGLIPFAGEPLGSSAMLPPLWSVGLVVAVTLLAAASALLSMRRVMVTPLGVARRDAPARVHWAVVLVAVALMGVVYAVFSSFSTLGEALGIAVLIAILGAGFGIAMLVLNLLGPWIVGVQARIQVRNASSPARLIAARTVLESPKAAWRQVGGVALVTFVGVIAGVGSALLGSAGGDFFLADDIRTGLIITVVGSFITVACTVGLQQAASILDGRALSRALHHGGMDVGTMDAARRWAVLSPLLLVVAVSAIAAGVLVVPLLGMALLTQPLTVMITGGVVVLGVVLVGVGLLATRPLLRRVATAHVATA
- a CDS encoding ABC transporter ATP-binding protein yields the protein MQAISARGLRKTYGPTTALAGVDIDIAPGEAVAIMGASGSGKTTLLHALAGIVTPDVGAVHLATPMGVVDVARLSDAERTRLRRERFGFVFQEGMLVPELTAVENVALALMLVGAPRASAIQEAAMWLGSLGLAGMEDRRIGQLSGGQAQRVAIARAQVTGASIVFADEPTGALDSVTSAEVMSALLSATVGRGRTLVLVTHDEQVAARCSRVVRMRDGLLVDAGVGAADAPAAAPAPAAPQPSGTLPPPVPGTAVPPPHPAYGTVEQPRVPLTTEQQWQVRA